One genomic window of Thioclava sp. GXIMD4216 includes the following:
- a CDS encoding DUF4123 domain-containing protein: MDEDYWLGIGADPAFAGNSDAEQPYLRIEEIRDVEPLDSQFGTLPKKTVPDVLYEPFFGQSDPTEAEIEKFGSLDAVPQLKTYAILDAAKVPNLPEILEQSGLAYRCLFKGGAAEELKKSAPYLVDMSLGNRSGEEPAPGSPFHRNFFRKYWGKNVGILLRTTASMDEIWSHLRKFTRLQVEQDKRWVFFRYWDPQITPCYFDSIRDLPQKIVQWLYMRDDQRVALIAGDQPESQNAWLIRPCFENLVGVKAKGIPVLSDVELDGFERFRAYRYETRAMAFFRDQFPQKAAALTDDSLRQVVRIASQKAKAKGIASEKDQFKYLIAVAFLGCYFEDDSQYRTTLTSIGWFSENERAYAPYMAGLTEVVSAHVADIHKDLARPKRILLGFERIYSSPSDQLTYDHIRGILSNIWPTRCQRLGVEQVNAFISQAGGLAQHRFNLSGSDLVAYVVAAMYFGSNFGGDPLFPWASQAIAQPNVEKGRHQIGAVVFDIFANFWKEMK; the protein is encoded by the coding sequence TTGGACGAGGACTATTGGTTGGGCATTGGGGCGGACCCCGCCTTTGCTGGAAATTCAGATGCAGAGCAGCCTTATCTCAGGATCGAAGAGATCCGAGATGTAGAGCCGCTGGACAGCCAGTTCGGGACATTGCCGAAGAAAACGGTTCCTGATGTGCTTTACGAGCCGTTCTTTGGTCAATCGGATCCCACAGAGGCCGAAATCGAGAAATTTGGTTCGCTCGATGCCGTTCCTCAGTTGAAGACCTATGCTATTCTCGACGCGGCCAAAGTCCCCAATCTGCCAGAAATCCTTGAACAAAGCGGATTGGCCTATCGCTGCTTGTTCAAAGGCGGGGCAGCGGAAGAGCTTAAAAAGAGCGCCCCATATCTGGTCGATATGAGCTTGGGGAACCGGTCTGGTGAGGAACCCGCGCCGGGGTCGCCGTTCCATCGCAACTTCTTCCGAAAATACTGGGGCAAGAATGTTGGAATACTGCTACGAACCACTGCATCGATGGATGAAATTTGGTCGCATTTAAGAAAATTTACACGTCTCCAGGTTGAGCAGGACAAGAGATGGGTCTTTTTTCGATATTGGGACCCGCAAATCACGCCTTGCTATTTTGACAGTATCAGGGATCTTCCCCAGAAGATTGTTCAATGGCTCTATATGCGCGATGATCAGCGCGTGGCCTTGATTGCAGGCGATCAACCAGAGTCGCAAAATGCTTGGCTGATCCGGCCTTGCTTTGAAAACCTCGTAGGTGTCAAAGCGAAGGGCATTCCAGTGCTGTCTGATGTGGAACTTGACGGTTTCGAGCGTTTCAGGGCCTATCGCTATGAGACGCGCGCCATGGCATTCTTCCGAGATCAGTTTCCGCAGAAAGCCGCTGCGTTAACGGATGACTCGCTCCGCCAGGTGGTCCGCATCGCCAGTCAAAAAGCTAAGGCAAAAGGGATTGCTTCTGAGAAGGACCAATTCAAATATTTGATCGCTGTTGCGTTTTTGGGATGCTATTTTGAGGATGATTCGCAATATCGTACTACTTTGACATCCATTGGCTGGTTTTCTGAGAATGAGCGCGCTTACGCGCCTTACATGGCGGGCTTGACCGAGGTTGTGAGTGCGCATGTTGCGGATATCCATAAAGATCTGGCGCGCCCCAAGCGTATACTCTTAGGGTTCGAGAGGATCTATTCCAGCCCTTCGGATCAGCTGACCTATGACCATATTCGAGGTATTTTAAGCAATATCTGGCCCACACGGTGTCAACGCCTTGGTGTGGAGCAGGTCAATGCGTTCATTAGCCAAGCCGGCGGCTTGGCGCAACACCGCTTCAACCTGTCTGGCAGCGATCTCGTTGCTTATGTTGTCGCTGCGATGTATTTCGGATCAAATTTTGGTGGCGACCCGCTATTCCCATGGGCATCCCAGGCGATTGCACAGCCTAATGTTGAAAAAGGTCGGCATCAAATCGGAGCTGTTGTTTTTGATATTTTTGCGAATTTTTGGAAAGAAATGAAATGA